A part of Pongo pygmaeus isolate AG05252 chromosome 14, NHGRI_mPonPyg2-v2.0_pri, whole genome shotgun sequence genomic DNA contains:
- the LOC129011524 gene encoding kelch repeat and BTB domain-containing protein 7 codes for MQSREDAPRSRRLASPRGGRRPKRISKPSVSAFFTGPEELKDTAHSAALLAQLKSFYDARLLCDVTIEVVTPGSGPGTGRLFSCNRNVLAAACPYFKSMFTGGMYESQQASVTMHDVDAESFEVLVDYCYTGRVSLSEANVQRLYAASDMLQLEYVREACASFLARRLDLTNCTAILKFADAFDHHKLRSQAQSYIAHNFKQLSRMGSIREETLADLTLAQLLAVLRLDSLDIESERTVCHVAVQWLEAAPKERGPSAAEVFKCVRWMHFTEEDQDYLEGLLTKPIVKKYCLDVIEGALQMRYGDLLYKSLVPVPNSSSSSSSSNSLVSAAENPPQRLGMCAKEMVIFFGHPRDPFLCYDPYSGDIYTMPSPLTSFAHTKTVTSSAVCVSPDHDIYLAAQPRKDLWVYKPAQNSWQQLADRLLCREGMDVAYLNGYIYILGGRDPITGVKLKEVECYSVQRNQWALVAPVPHSFYSFELIVVQNYLYAVNSKRMLCYDPSHNMWLNCASLKRSDFQEACVFNDEIYCICDIPVMKVYNPARGEWRRISNIPLDSETHNYQIVNHDQKLLLITSTTPQWKKNRVTVYEYDTREDQWINIGTMLGLLQFDSGFICLCARVYPSCLEPGQSFITEEDDARSESSTEWDLDGFSELDSESGSSSSFSDDEVWVQVAPQRNAQDQQGSL; via the coding sequence ATGCAGTCCCGGGAAGACGCCCCGCGCTCTCGCCGCCTCGCCAGTCCCCGTGGTGGGAGGCGGCCCAAGAGGATTTCCAAGCCCTCGGTTTCGGCCTTTTTCACGGGTCCAGAGGAGTTAAAGGACACGGCCCATTCTGCAGCCCTGCTGGCACAGCTCAAGTCCTTCTACGACGCGCGGCTGCTGTGTGATGTGACCATCGAAGTGGTGACGCCTGGCAGCGGGCCTGGCACGGGTCGCCTCTTTTCCTGCAATCGCAACGTGCTAGCAGCTGCGTGTCCCTACTTCAAGAGCATGTTCACAGGTGGCATGTACGAGAGCCAGCAGGCCAGCGTGACCATGCACGATGTGGACGCCGAGTCCTTCGAGGTGTTGGTCGACTACTGCTACACGGGTCGTGTGTCTCTCAGTGAGGCCAATGTGCAGCGCCTATACGCGGCCTCCGACATGCTCCAGCTGGAATATGTGCGGGAAGCCTGTGCCTCCTTCTTAGCCCGACGTCTTGACCTGACCAACTGCACTGCCATCCTCAAGTTTGCAGACGCCTTCGACCATCACAAGCTTCGATCTCAGGCCCAGTCCTATATAGCTCACAACTTCAAGCAGCTCAGCCGAATGGGTTCAATTCGGGAGGAGACTCTAGCAGATCTAACCCTGGCCCAGCTGCTGGCTGTCCTACGCCTGGATAGTCTGGACATAGAGAGTGAGCGGACTGTATGCCATGTAGCTGTGCAGTGGCTGGAGGCCGCTCCCAAAGAGCGGGGTCCCAGTGCTGCAGAAGTCTTCAAGTGCGTGCGCTGGATGCACTTCACTGAAGAAGATCAGGACTACTTAGAAGGGCTGCTGACCAAGCCCATCGTGAAGAAGTACTGCCTGGACGTTATTGAAGGGGCCCTGCAGATGCGCTATGGTGACCTGTTGTACAAGTCTCTGGTGCCAGTgccaaacagcagcagcagcagtagcagcagcaactCTCTTGTATCTGCAGCAGAAAATCCACCCCAGAGACTGGGTATGTGTGCCAAGGAGATGGTGATCTTCTTTGGACACCCTAGAGATCCCTTTCTCTGCTATGACCCTTACTCAGGGGACATTTACACAATGCCATCACCTTTGACCAGCTTTGCTCACACTAAGACTGTCACCTCCTCAGCTGTCTGTGTCTCCCCAGACCATGACATCTATCTAGCTGCTCAGCCCAGGAAAGACCTCTGGGTGTATAAACCAGCTCAGAATAGTTGGCAGCAACTTGCAGATCGCTTGCTGTGTCGTGAGGGCATGGATGTGGCATATCTCAATGGCTACATCTACATTTTGGGAGGGCGAGACCCTATTACTGGAGTTAAGTTGAAGGAAGTGGAATGCTATAGTGTTCAGAGAAACCAGTGGGCATTGGTGGCTcctgtccctcattccttctaTTCCTTTGAACTCATAGTGGTTCAGAACTATCTTTATGCTGTTAACAGTAAGCGCATGCTTTGCTATGATCCTAGCCACAATATGTGGCTGAACTGTGCTTCTCTTAAACGTAGTGACTTTCAGGAAGCATGTGTCTTCAATGATGAAATCTATTGTATCTGTGACATCCCAGTCATGAAGGTCTACAACCCAGCTAGGGGAGAATGGAGGCGGATTAGTAATATTCCTTTGGATTCAGAGACCCACAACTACCAGATTGTCAATCATGACCAAAAGTTGCTTCTCATCACTTCTACAACCCCACAATGGAAAAAGAACCGAGTGACAGTGTATGAGTATGATACTAGGGAAGATCAGTGGATTAATATAGGTACCATGTTAGGCCTTTTGCAGTTTGACTCTGGCTTTATCTGCCTTTGTGCTCGTGTTTATCCTTCCTGCCTTGAACCTGGTCAGAGTTTTATTACTGAGGAAGATGATGCACGGAGTGAGTCTAGTACTGAATGGGACTTAGATGGATTCAGTGAGCTGGACTCTGAGTCAGGAAGTTCAAGTTCTTTTTCAGATGATGAAGTCTGGGTGCAGGTAGCACCTCAGCGAAATGCACAGGATCAGCAGGGTTCTTTGTAA